TGCAAGGCCTCATAGCGGTCAGGGGAAAATTCGAGGGCCCGGAGAAAAGCTTGCTGCGCTTTGCTCTTATCACCAAGTTGGAGGTAGTAGCGGCCGAGATTCACATATAGGCCCGGCGACGGATTGAAACCCGACTTATTGATCAGCTCTTCAGTATAAGCTGCGGCCTTCAACCAATCCTTTTCAGAGGCGGCCATTGCGGCCAGCTGAGCCAGGGCCTGCCTGGCCACCAGAGGGTTGCTGACTGCTGCCTGCAACCCCTGCCGGAACTGATCTTCCATAGTGGTCGTCCAGAGAGGAAGCTTTCTTAAGTCTCTGTAAATCCCCGGAGAAACCTGAGCGAGCCGCTTGACATAAGGCAGGCTTCTGGTGGGCTGGCCAGACACCAGATAATAGTTCACCACGTGATAGAGAAATTCAGGATTTTTCGGATCTGTAACCAGGGCCTGGAGGAAAAGGCTCTCTACTTTGTCACCCTCCTGTTTATGCCCCTTAAATTTAGAGAGCCACCAGGAGGTCCTGGCGAGATCAAACCAGTGTATAGCTTCGTACGGGTTGAGTTCCGCGGCCTTCCTGTAGAGTTCACGCGCTCGCAGCAGCAGCTCGATAGTTGTTTCAGTACCCCCAGCATCGATCGCTGCTTCATAGAGAGTGTCTCCATAAACCCTGTGGTAGGCAGCATTGCTCGGCGCTTTGTCAATGCTGCGGGCAAAGTCCTGCTCCGCTGTGTGGTAGTCACCAGCAACAAGGCTGGCCTTGCCGGCCCTCGCTTCCAGATCGGCTATGGTGAACTGGAAAAGCCGCAAGCTCGCATAGCAGAAAAGTCCAATGACTGCAAGGCCAATGACTGCCTCCTTAACCTTCATCTCTACCGACTATCCTCGTTCATCCGCTGATGGTTATCTTGCATTTTGTCACACCCAGGAGAGACAAGAGTCCATGGCGGATGTATCTTGTTGCCGGATTGGCGATTGACTTCGCATAAGGTTAGCCAGGGCAGAGCTCCGCCATAATGGTTTCTTCAACCAATTAAAATAATTCAGGGTTTGTGATTGACAGTTTCACTTTTCCTGGCGGCGCTTCGCGCCGCGGCGCACGGTGCAGGGCACAGGGCGCAGTGTCATCATACCTGTTTCTTCTCGCGGCAAGATGCCGCTCCCACAGTTCAGGCCACGGCTACGGTTACGGGGCCCGTTTCGTTTTTCGGCAACGTCGAACGTCGGGTTCTAACAAGTTACCATGAGCCTTGCGCCCATCCCAATAACTGGCAACGGTTGATGGCAAAATGAAAGTGCACCCCTTTCTCTAGCCGATTGCTGGCGGCTAACCTGCATTACAATGGCGCCAAGGCGCAATTGCTTGCCAAAATTGATATCAACACAGGACAACGCAGGCTAAAGCCTGCGGCTACCAACATATTGCCAACACCTCCACCATCAACTGATAACCGATAACCCCGGCGAAGCCGGAAGCCTCCTAGCTTCCTAGCTTCCTAGTTTAGCGGTAACCCGCAGCTCGCAAATCATGACGTGCACGGTCTATCTATTCGATCGCGGCTAGAGAGCCGCTCCTACAGTAATTGTTACTTGCAAGGAATAACTTTTTACTTTTTCCATTTCACGTCTCGCCGTGCCTTTCCTCCGCTACCTCCGTCTTCTCCTCAGGCCGGCGGTAATAGTCGTCATAGTCTGAAGCGTAGCGGCCGTAGTAATAGGGGTCTTTTTTAGAATCCAGCATATTGAGCACCACCCCCACTACCTTGGCTTCCACTGCATCCAGTTGATCCAGAGCCCTTTTAATGAGCCTCAGATCCGTAGCCCCTGCCCTGACCACCAGGACCACCCCATCGCACTCACCCGCGAGCACTGCTGCATCGCTCACTGTGGCCACCGGCGGTGTGTCGATTAGAATCACGTCGAACTGACGCCGCAGCAGCTCCATCAGAACTCGCAGCCGTCTGCTTGCCAACAGTTCCGGTGGATTGGGAGGAACGCTGCCGCTGGGAAGGACCCAGAGGTCGCTCCCAGGCAGTTGACAGACCCGCTTTGTTATTTCTGCAAGGAGATAGGGCGCGGTATACGAAGAAATGCCGTCCAGCCCCCCCATTGCTTCTCTAAGCGCCATCTCTTTAGGATCCGCTGCCGCTGTTGATGTTGACGGCTCTTCTTTGAAGCTGAACCTCGCCTGCTTGCATGCATCTTGCTGGCATTTATTGAGCGCTCTGACGTTCTCACTGATGTGGAGCTTGAGAGGCCCAGCCAGTTCCTCTGGCGTTATAAAACCCAGATGGAGCAGCACCTGCCCCAACCGCTGGTCAGTGCTTCGCTGCTTGGCCATGGCTATCTGAGCCTGTTCTCTGGTAATCTTGCCGCAGCGCAGCAGCAAATTGCCAAGCCGCGTTCTGCTCGGGCGGCTGGGCCAGTCTACATGGATAATCTGTCCCTTTTCGAAAGAGACAGTGAACACGTCGGTGCCATTTTCATAGGTGAGCACGCCAGTTCTTTCCTGGAGTTCCAGTAGCCTGTGAATGTCACCAGCGCCCAGCTCACCGAGAAGTCCCTGAGTGATGGGTGTGTTGAAGGTATCCACCAGGATTTCAACGAGAGAGCCGTTGTCAGCAAACCTTATGATCTTCTTGTTCGCTGGCAAGCGCAGATCAGCATCTATAAGCAGCGTCTTCCTGCCGAGCTGGGACAGGGTCAGGCCAAGATTGAGGCAGGTGGTGGACTTTCCCTCACTGGGAGAGCTGCTGGTTATCATGTAAACCCCCCGCCGGTTCAAATCTGCAAATCTGAGATTGGTGGCAAGGGTGCTGAAGGCCTCATAAAAACGGCCTGTAAGAGGCTGATTCAACACCGTGGGTCCACATACTGCATC
The window above is part of the Deltaproteobacteria bacterium genome. Proteins encoded here:
- a CDS encoding tetratricopeptide repeat protein — encoded protein: MKVKEAVIGLAVIGLFCYASLRLFQFTIADLEARAGKASLVAGDYHTAEQDFARSIDKAPSNAAYHRVYGDTLYEAAIDAGGTETTIELLLRARELYRKAAELNPYEAIHWFDLARTSWWLSKFKGHKQEGDKVESLFLQALVTDPKNPEFLYHVVNYYLVSGQPTRSLPYVKRLAQVSPGIYRDLRKLPLWTTTMEDQFRQGLQAAVSNPLVARQALAQLAAMAASEKDWLKAAAYTEELINKSGFNPSPGLYVNLGRYYLQLGDKSKAQQAFLRALEFSPDRYEALQHFAGYFKNSDDLGVYVQLCQETAKFEPAVAESLPLILGKAFYRNGHLEAAAHYLQQSLQHKETAEAHYYLAEIAAKRRDWNAVELESQKAAILKPANSSYHLLYVRSLEAQKKYAAALEAITRAIRYVSPTRDDLYNIQAQLFLKLGNRRAAIQAWQAARKIVPQNANYPRRIARTYTELQEYNSAVRYYHLALNLRPDDKNLRRELEEAKKRSEIVNGQR